From one Streptomyces chromofuscus genomic stretch:
- a CDS encoding right-handed parallel beta-helix repeat-containing protein — protein sequence MAQGTVQVTHAGTSRWRRRTGEYASLAAALEAAADGDVLTIAPGTYRENLVVQRAVTLRGPEGSPGSVRIAPVDGVPLTVRASAVVQDLHVEGQDAAAPALLVEEGTPELTDVRVVTRSATGIEVRGSARPTVRRCTVDNPAGIGIAVVDGGAGVFEDCEVVAAGQAGVAVRGGGHPRLERCRVHHASGSGLTATGENSALEAVGCEVYEVRGSGVQITGRATAHLTDCDVHRTTADGVTLDTDAVLTLADCRIHDIPENAVDLRSRSVLTLTRTSVRQFGRNGLSVWDPGTRVDANQCEIFDSTGDYPAVWVSDGATAVLDSCRVHDVPDALFVLDRGSRADVVDSDLSQVRNTAVSVSDGATAQLDDCRIRDAATGAWFRDHGSGGTLSNCTLDGTQTGVIVTKGADPTIERCTVDSPAEAGFYVSAGGRGSFLDCRVRGSGGYGFHVLDGCRTTLRKCRTERCARGGYEFADGGPDAGSGTGPVVEDCTSDESAGLRTPTAPSEPAVQTAGQSPGLLGAIPGQRSTEQEPLVAAAQPQTPVRTSKAVLGELDALVGLESVKREVRALTDMIEVGRRRQQAGLKAASVKRHLVFTGSPGTGKTTVARLYGEILASLGVLDKGHLVEVSRVDLVGEHIGSTAIRTQEAFERARGGVLFIDEAYALSPEDAGRDFGKEAIDTLVKLMEDHRDAVVVIVAGYTAEMERFLSVNPGVASRFSRTITFSDYGPEELLRIVEQQAEEHEYRLAPGAPEALLKYFTALPKGPAFGNGRTARQTFEAMVERHASRVAQLDEPSTDDLTLLYAEDLPDLA from the coding sequence ATGGCACAGGGCACGGTCCAGGTGACGCACGCCGGTACATCGCGGTGGCGGCGCCGCACGGGTGAGTACGCATCGCTCGCCGCCGCCCTGGAGGCCGCGGCCGACGGTGACGTGCTCACCATCGCCCCGGGGACCTACCGGGAGAACCTCGTCGTCCAGCGGGCGGTGACGCTGCGCGGGCCCGAGGGCTCCCCCGGCTCCGTGCGGATCGCGCCCGTCGACGGGGTGCCGCTCACCGTGCGTGCCTCGGCGGTGGTCCAGGACCTGCACGTGGAGGGCCAGGACGCGGCGGCGCCCGCGCTGCTGGTGGAGGAGGGCACGCCGGAGCTGACCGACGTGCGGGTCGTCACGCGGTCCGCCACCGGGATCGAGGTGCGCGGCAGCGCGCGGCCGACCGTGCGGCGGTGCACCGTCGACAACCCGGCGGGCATCGGGATCGCGGTGGTCGACGGCGGGGCCGGGGTGTTCGAGGACTGCGAGGTGGTCGCGGCCGGACAGGCCGGCGTGGCCGTGCGCGGCGGCGGGCATCCGCGTCTGGAGCGCTGCCGGGTGCACCACGCCTCGGGTTCGGGCCTCACCGCGACCGGTGAGAACTCGGCGCTGGAGGCCGTGGGTTGCGAGGTGTACGAGGTGCGCGGCAGCGGTGTGCAGATCACCGGCCGGGCCACCGCCCACCTCACCGACTGCGACGTCCACCGCACCACGGCCGACGGCGTCACCCTCGACACGGACGCCGTGCTCACCCTCGCCGACTGCCGTATCCACGACATCCCCGAGAACGCGGTCGACCTGCGCTCCCGCTCGGTCCTGACCCTGACCCGCACCAGCGTGCGCCAGTTCGGGCGCAACGGCCTGTCGGTGTGGGACCCGGGCACGCGCGTGGACGCCAACCAGTGCGAGATCTTCGACAGCACCGGCGACTACCCGGCTGTGTGGGTCAGCGACGGCGCCACGGCGGTGCTGGACTCCTGCCGGGTGCACGACGTGCCCGACGCGCTGTTCGTCCTCGACCGCGGCTCGCGCGCGGACGTCGTCGACAGCGACCTGTCCCAGGTGCGCAACACGGCCGTGTCGGTGAGCGACGGGGCGACCGCGCAGCTCGACGACTGCCGGATCCGGGACGCCGCGACGGGCGCGTGGTTCCGCGACCACGGCAGCGGCGGCACCCTCAGCAACTGCACGCTGGACGGCACCCAGACCGGCGTGATCGTCACCAAGGGCGCCGACCCCACCATCGAGCGGTGCACCGTCGACTCCCCCGCCGAGGCCGGCTTCTACGTCTCGGCGGGCGGCCGCGGCAGCTTCCTCGACTGCCGGGTGCGGGGCAGCGGCGGATACGGTTTCCACGTGCTCGACGGCTGCCGCACGACGCTCAGGAAGTGCCGTACGGAGCGCTGTGCGCGCGGCGGTTACGAGTTCGCGGACGGCGGTCCGGACGCCGGGTCGGGCACCGGCCCGGTCGTCGAGGACTGCACCAGCGACGAGAGTGCGGGGCTGCGCACGCCCACGGCCCCTTCCGAGCCCGCCGTGCAGACGGCGGGTCAGTCGCCGGGCCTGCTGGGGGCGATCCCCGGGCAGCGCAGCACCGAGCAGGAGCCGCTCGTCGCCGCCGCACAGCCGCAGACACCGGTGCGGACCTCCAAGGCCGTCCTCGGCGAACTGGACGCCCTGGTGGGCCTGGAGAGCGTCAAACGCGAGGTGCGGGCCCTCACCGACATGATCGAGGTGGGCCGGCGTCGGCAGCAGGCGGGGCTGAAGGCCGCGTCGGTCAAGCGGCACTTGGTCTTCACGGGCTCCCCCGGCACCGGCAAGACCACGGTCGCGCGGCTGTACGGCGAGATCCTCGCCTCGCTCGGGGTGCTGGACAAGGGCCACCTGGTCGAGGTGTCCCGGGTCGACCTGGTCGGCGAGCACATCGGCTCCACCGCCATCCGCACCCAGGAGGCCTTCGAACGGGCGCGCGGCGGCGTGCTGTTCATCGACGAGGCGTACGCGCTGTCCCCGGAGGACGCGGGCCGGGACTTCGGCAAGGAGGCCATCGACACGCTCGTGAAGCTGATGGAGGACCACCGGGACGCGGTCGTGGTGATCGTCGCGGGCTACACGGCCGAGATGGAGCGCTTCCTGTCCGTCAACCCCGGGGTCGCCTCCCGCTTCTCACGCACCATCACCTTCAGCGACTACGGCCCCGAGGAGCTGCTGCGGATCGTGGAGCAGCAGGCGGAGGAGCACGAGTACCGGCTGGCGCCGGGTGCCCCGGAGGCCCTGCTGAAGTACTTCACGGCGCTCCCGAAGGGGCCCGCGTTCGGCAACGGCCGTACCGCGCGCCAGACGTTCGAGGCGATGGTGGAGCGTCACGCGAGCCGGGTCGCCCAGCTCGACGAGCCGAGCACGGACGACCTGACCCTGCTGTATGCGGAGGATCTGCCGGACCTCGCGTGA
- a CDS encoding TerD family protein, producing the protein MPKGSNVPVPTTALRVELGWRSGPGVPDTDASALLLVGGKVRSDADFVFYNQPQHSSGAIRHEGKRDAGGRVTDAVLVDLARVEPAVETVVLAASADGGTFAQVPGLYIEVKDAGGTVVARFESTGATVETAYVLGEFYRRQGAWKFRAVGQGYSSGLEGLATDFGITVDEPQHTAPSAPPTPTTPPAPTAPPPAPVRLTKVTLTKASPSVSLSKQGGTSGAMRVNLNWQVRKQFSGWGSKRGRAVALHSDLDLDLCALFELNDGSKGVVQALGNAFGSLHQPPYIHLDGDDRTGAVESGENLTINLDHQHAFRRILVFVTIYEGARSFADLHATVTLHPQFGAPIEFSLDECTVPSPVCALALITNTGTDLVVQREARYLVPDRGVSMQRAVDRAYGWGMNWTPGRK; encoded by the coding sequence ATGCCTAAGGGATCGAACGTCCCGGTGCCGACGACGGCGCTGCGGGTGGAACTGGGATGGCGCTCCGGGCCCGGGGTGCCCGACACCGACGCCTCGGCGCTGCTGCTGGTGGGCGGAAAGGTCCGATCGGACGCGGACTTCGTTTTTTACAACCAGCCCCAGCACTCCTCCGGAGCGATCCGGCACGAGGGCAAGCGGGACGCCGGCGGCCGGGTCACCGACGCCGTGCTGGTCGACCTCGCGCGCGTGGAGCCCGCCGTGGAGACGGTGGTGCTCGCCGCGTCCGCGGACGGCGGGACGTTCGCGCAGGTACCCGGGCTGTACATCGAGGTCAAGGACGCCGGTGGCACGGTGGTGGCGCGATTCGAGAGCACGGGCGCGACCGTCGAAACGGCCTACGTGCTCGGCGAGTTCTACCGGCGCCAGGGCGCCTGGAAGTTCCGCGCCGTCGGACAGGGGTACAGCAGCGGCCTGGAGGGCCTGGCGACGGACTTCGGCATCACGGTGGACGAGCCGCAGCACACGGCACCCAGTGCGCCGCCGACGCCCACCACCCCGCCCGCCCCCACGGCCCCGCCGCCCGCGCCCGTGCGGCTCACCAAGGTCACGCTCACCAAGGCCTCCCCGTCGGTCTCGCTCAGCAAGCAGGGCGGAACGTCGGGTGCCATGCGCGTGAACCTCAACTGGCAGGTACGCAAACAGTTCTCCGGGTGGGGCAGCAAGCGGGGCCGTGCGGTCGCCCTGCACTCGGACCTCGACCTCGACCTGTGCGCCCTGTTCGAACTGAACGACGGCAGCAAGGGCGTCGTCCAGGCCCTTGGCAACGCGTTCGGGTCGCTGCACCAGCCGCCGTACATCCACCTCGACGGGGACGACCGCACCGGTGCCGTGGAGAGCGGCGAGAACCTCACCATCAACCTCGACCACCAGCACGCCTTCCGGCGCATCCTCGTCTTCGTCACCATCTACGAGGGCGCCCGGTCCTTCGCCGACCTGCACGCGACGGTCACCCTGCATCCGCAGTTCGGCGCGCCGATCGAGTTCTCCCTGGACGAGTGCACGGTCCCGTCCCCGGTGTGCGCGCTCGCGCTCATCACCAACACCGGCACGGACCTGGTCGTCCAGCGCGAGGCCCGCTACCTGGTGCCCGATCGCGGGGTGAGCATGCAGCGGGCCGTCGACCGCGCCTACGGATGGGGCATGAACTGGACGCCCGGCCGGAAGTGA
- a CDS encoding SHOCT domain-containing protein gives MLTLAHWDGAGPGPWILLFPMIWAAVTVGAVTVLRRTVRQGGRMPWRVTDDGGPSGDSPIAIIGRRFASGEIDEDEYWRRLSVLDEQFGRLRKGGAT, from the coding sequence ATGCTGACACTCGCACACTGGGACGGCGCCGGCCCCGGCCCGTGGATCCTGCTCTTCCCGATGATCTGGGCAGCCGTGACCGTCGGGGCTGTCACCGTGCTGCGCCGCACCGTCCGGCAGGGCGGCCGGATGCCGTGGCGCGTAACGGACGACGGTGGCCCGTCCGGCGACTCGCCCATCGCCATCATCGGCCGCCGCTTCGCCTCGGGCGAGATCGACGAGGACGAGTACTGGCGCCGGCTGTCCGTCCTGGACGAGCAGTTCGGCCGCCTCCGCAAGGGCGGCGCGACATGA
- a CDS encoding Rv1733c family protein, protein MRAVRGLWRWRHNPLRRTTDLVEGWVSLAALLLILLVAPVIGSLTGSAAQDSLQRSVREQRESRHPVTATVVRELEPATVAADPEAALRDSGTRVLAHWTAPDGTGQNGPVVTHLKSPEPGDRFALWTDAQGRTVVRPLDPATATTHAVLAGLGATLLTACLVEGGRRLIVRRMVLRRYARWDQAWDRAGPDWGRTGTGS, encoded by the coding sequence ATGCGCGCTGTTCGCGGCCTGTGGCGCTGGCGGCACAATCCGCTGCGCCGCACGACCGATCTCGTGGAGGGCTGGGTTTCGCTGGCCGCCCTGCTGCTGATACTGCTCGTCGCGCCGGTCATCGGCTCCCTCACGGGCTCCGCCGCCCAGGACAGCCTTCAGCGGTCCGTCCGTGAGCAGCGCGAGTCCCGGCACCCGGTCACAGCCACCGTCGTCCGGGAGCTGGAGCCTGCCACGGTCGCCGCCGACCCCGAGGCGGCGCTGCGGGACAGCGGCACGCGCGTGCTCGCCCACTGGACCGCGCCGGACGGCACCGGGCAGAACGGCCCGGTCGTCACCCACCTCAAGTCCCCCGAACCAGGGGACCGGTTCGCGCTGTGGACCGACGCGCAGGGGCGCACCGTGGTCCGCCCGCTGGACCCCGCCACGGCGACGACGCACGCCGTGCTCGCCGGGCTCGGCGCGACGCTGCTGACCGCCTGCCTGGTCGAGGGCGGCAGACGGTTGATCGTCCGGCGCATGGTCCTTCGCCGGTACGCGCGTTGGGACCAGGCCTGGGACCGGGCGGGCCCGGACTGGGGCAGGACCGGCACGGGCAGCTGA
- a CDS encoding MOSC domain-containing protein has product MGSAELQSIHVHPVKALRGLESREAVVEPWGLAGDRRWVLIDDGGKVVTQRQRPRLALAAAELVPGGVRLSAPGLDPLTVSVPEPAETVVLDIFGDKVQGVLADDVAHAWCSAYVGEDTRLVHMDDPATRRPVDPEYALPGETVTFADGYPLLLTSVASLDALNALIAEDGLAEEGPLPMNRFRPNVVVAGTAPWAEDDWRRIAIGEVEFRVAKACGRCVVTTTDQGTAERGREPLRTLGRHRRIGGSLVFGQNLVPRSPGTIRVGDPVRVLA; this is encoded by the coding sequence ATGGGGAGCGCGGAGCTGCAGTCGATTCATGTTCATCCGGTCAAGGCGTTGCGGGGCCTGGAGTCCCGTGAGGCCGTCGTGGAGCCCTGGGGGCTGGCCGGAGACAGACGCTGGGTGCTGATCGACGACGGGGGAAAGGTCGTCACGCAACGCCAGCGACCGCGCCTCGCGCTGGCCGCCGCCGAGCTCGTGCCCGGCGGCGTCCGGCTGTCCGCGCCCGGCCTCGACCCGCTGACCGTGTCCGTCCCGGAGCCGGCCGAGACGGTGGTGCTCGACATCTTCGGGGACAAGGTGCAGGGGGTCCTCGCCGACGACGTCGCGCACGCGTGGTGCAGCGCGTACGTCGGGGAAGACACCCGTCTGGTCCACATGGACGACCCGGCGACCCGCCGTCCGGTCGACCCGGAGTACGCCCTGCCCGGCGAGACGGTCACGTTCGCCGACGGCTACCCCCTGCTGCTCACCTCGGTCGCCTCGCTGGACGCCCTGAACGCGCTGATAGCCGAGGACGGTCTGGCCGAGGAGGGCCCGCTGCCGATGAACCGCTTCCGGCCGAACGTGGTCGTCGCGGGCACCGCGCCCTGGGCCGAGGACGACTGGCGGCGCATCGCGATCGGCGAGGTCGAGTTCCGCGTCGCCAAGGCGTGCGGCCGGTGCGTGGTCACGACGACCGACCAGGGCACCGCCGAGCGCGGCCGGGAGCCCCTGCGCACCCTCGGGCGGCACCGACGGATCGGCGGCAGCCTGGTCTTCGGGCAGAACCTCGTGCCCCGGTCCCCGGGCACCATCCGGGTCGGTGACCCGGTCCGTGTCCTCGCCTGA
- a CDS encoding DeoR/GlpR family DNA-binding transcription regulator, translating to MSENQNLLAEQRRALILDEVRRRGGVRVNELTRKLGVSDMTVRRDLDALARQGVLEKVHGGAVPVLEASTHEPGFEAKSGLELSAKEDIARAAAELVAPGSAIALSGGTTTYALAHHLLEVSDLTVVTNSVRVADVFHAAQRSSGPRQGAATVVLTGGVRTPSDSLVGPVADQAIGALHFDVLFLGVHGISAEAGLSTPNLAEAETNRRLVQSARRVVVVADHTKWGTVGLSSFATLDQVDTLVTDAGLAAEARREIAEHLRQLVVAGEDEGADEL from the coding sequence GTGAGTGAGAATCAGAACCTCCTCGCGGAGCAGCGGCGCGCCCTGATCCTGGACGAGGTGCGGCGGCGCGGCGGCGTGCGGGTCAACGAGCTCACCCGCAAGCTCGGCGTGTCGGACATGACCGTCCGCCGCGACCTGGACGCGCTGGCCCGCCAGGGCGTTCTGGAGAAGGTGCACGGCGGTGCGGTGCCGGTGCTGGAGGCGAGCACGCACGAGCCGGGCTTCGAGGCCAAGTCGGGTCTGGAGCTGAGCGCCAAGGAGGACATCGCGCGGGCCGCGGCGGAACTGGTGGCTCCGGGTTCCGCGATCGCACTGTCGGGCGGTACGACGACGTACGCGCTCGCCCATCACCTGCTGGAGGTCTCCGACCTCACCGTGGTCACGAACTCGGTGCGGGTGGCGGACGTCTTCCACGCGGCGCAGCGGTCCTCGGGCCCGCGGCAGGGCGCGGCCACGGTGGTGCTGACCGGCGGGGTGCGCACGCCGTCCGACTCCCTGGTGGGGCCGGTGGCCGACCAGGCGATCGGCGCGCTCCACTTCGACGTCCTGTTCCTCGGCGTGCACGGGATATCGGCGGAGGCCGGTCTGTCGACGCCGAACCTCGCGGAGGCCGAGACCAACCGGCGGCTGGTGCAGTCGGCGCGCCGGGTCGTGGTGGTCGCCGACCACACCAAGTGGGGCACGGTGGGCCTGAGTTCCTTCGCGACGCTGGACCAGGTCGACACGCTGGTCACCGACGCGGGGCTGGCGGCAGAGGCGCGTCGGGAGATCGCGGAGCATCTGCGGCAGCTGGTCGTCGCGGGCGAGGACGAGGGCGCCGACGAGCTCTGA
- a CDS encoding DUF6643 family protein, translating to MTSPRSTYGGGYYSASFPDTPIYDSLVAERGTPQIAPIRVPAAYDTPGSHLPALPSALPALPAAPSQPAYGYPQAPQPAPLQQAPTAYIPQQAAAPRGYPGPQQPQQPRPAAPGPTGYEAMRPAAPRPAPAPYQDPYNNQQYRGY from the coding sequence ATGACCTCCCCCCGCTCCACCTATGGCGGCGGCTACTACTCCGCCTCCTTCCCGGACACCCCGATCTATGACTCGCTCGTGGCCGAGCGGGGCACCCCGCAGATCGCCCCGATCCGGGTCCCCGCCGCGTACGACACGCCGGGCAGCCACCTGCCCGCCCTCCCGTCCGCGCTGCCCGCCCTCCCGGCGGCCCCCTCCCAGCCCGCCTACGGCTACCCCCAGGCGCCGCAGCCCGCACCGCTGCAGCAGGCGCCGACCGCGTACATCCCGCAGCAGGCCGCCGCGCCGCGCGGTTACCCCGGCCCGCAGCAGCCCCAGCAGCCGCGTCCCGCGGCGCCCGGCCCCACGGGTTACGAGGCAATGCGCCCGGCCGCTCCCCGGCCTGCCCCGGCGCCGTACCAGGACCCGTACAACAACCAGCAGTACCGCGGTTACTGA
- a CDS encoding glycosyltransferase: protein MGHTARVSALLWIAAGSLAAWLWLLLFQGGFWRTDVRLPPRTDPAVWPSVCVVVPARDEASVLPAGLPSLLTQDYPGRAEIFLVDDGSTDGTGQLARELSRRYGGLPLTVDSPGEPPPGWTGKLWAVRHGIGLARARAPEYLLLTDADIAHAPDSLRELVAAARTGGFDLVSQMARLRVESLWERLVVPAFVYFFAQLYPFRRIGRKGARTAAAAGGCVLLRMEAVERARIPDAVRHAVIDDVAVARAVRGSGGHLWLGLAERVDSVRPYPRLHDLWRMVSRSAYAQLRHDPLLLAGTVAGLVVVYLVPPVALVVGPALGSTATAVLGALAWLVMTGTYLPMLRYYGQPPWLAPLLPFTALLYLLMTVDSAVQHYRGRGAAWKGRTYTRPDTVPDEG from the coding sequence GTGGGGCACACTGCGCGGGTGAGCGCCTTGCTGTGGATCGCCGCCGGATCCCTCGCCGCGTGGCTGTGGCTGCTGCTCTTTCAGGGTGGCTTCTGGCGTACGGACGTGCGGCTGCCGCCCCGGACGGACCCCGCGGTCTGGCCGTCCGTCTGCGTCGTCGTCCCCGCGCGCGACGAGGCCTCGGTGCTGCCGGCCGGCCTGCCGTCGCTGTTGACGCAGGACTACCCGGGGCGGGCCGAGATCTTCCTGGTGGACGACGGCAGCACGGACGGCACCGGGCAGCTGGCGCGCGAGCTGTCGCGTCGGTACGGCGGGCTGCCGCTGACCGTGGACTCGCCCGGTGAGCCGCCCCCGGGCTGGACCGGCAAGCTGTGGGCGGTGCGACACGGCATCGGCCTCGCACGCGCGCGTGCCCCCGAGTACCTGCTGCTGACGGACGCCGACATCGCGCACGCCCCGGACAGCCTGCGGGAGCTGGTGGCCGCGGCGCGCACCGGCGGCTTCGACCTGGTCTCGCAGATGGCGCGGCTGCGTGTGGAGAGCCTGTGGGAGCGGCTCGTCGTGCCGGCCTTCGTCTACTTCTTCGCACAGCTGTATCCGTTCCGCCGGATCGGGCGGAAGGGAGCCCGGACCGCCGCCGCGGCGGGCGGTTGCGTACTGCTGCGCATGGAGGCCGTCGAGCGGGCGCGGATCCCGGACGCCGTCCGGCACGCCGTGATCGACGACGTGGCCGTCGCGCGGGCCGTGCGCGGCAGCGGCGGGCACCTCTGGCTGGGGCTCGCCGAGCGGGTGGACAGCGTGCGGCCCTATCCCCGGCTGCACGACCTGTGGCGCATGGTCTCGCGCAGCGCCTACGCCCAGCTGCGGCACGACCCGCTGCTGCTGGCCGGGACGGTCGCCGGACTGGTGGTGGTGTACCTGGTCCCGCCCGTGGCGCTCGTCGTGGGCCCGGCCCTGGGCAGTACGGCGACCGCGGTGCTGGGCGCACTGGCGTGGCTGGTGATGACGGGGACGTACCTGCCGATGCTCCGCTACTACGGGCAGCCGCCGTGGCTCGCTCCCCTGCTGCCGTTCACGGCGTTGCTGTACCTCCTCATGACGGTCGATTCCGCGGTGCAGCACTACAGGGGACGCGGTGCGGCCTGGAAGGGCCGCACGTACACCCGCCCGGACACGGTCCCCGACGAGGGGTGA
- a CDS encoding ATP-binding protein, translating to MISHPSRHCTVELQALPSRIGQVRRIVSAQLRYWHLDPLIDRAALGVTELLSNVHRHAQPDKTCTVEIELLLDRLTVSVRDHDPRLPVVADADPLATCGRGLAMVAAMSESWGVRPDGDDGKVVWFTLPTTASALKAPLRPARRPVAEPARRFAEVEPVGRAPEHTPARSAVVG from the coding sequence GTGATCAGTCACCCAAGCAGGCACTGCACGGTGGAGCTCCAAGCCCTGCCGTCGCGGATCGGCCAGGTCCGCAGAATCGTATCTGCGCAGTTGCGCTACTGGCATCTGGATCCACTGATAGACCGAGCGGCGCTCGGTGTGACGGAACTGCTCTCGAACGTCCACCGACACGCCCAACCCGACAAGACGTGCACCGTGGAGATCGAGCTGCTGCTCGACCGGCTCACGGTCTCGGTGCGCGACCATGACCCGCGCCTGCCCGTCGTGGCGGACGCGGATCCGCTGGCCACCTGCGGGCGCGGGCTCGCGATGGTGGCGGCGATGAGCGAGAGCTGGGGCGTGCGGCCGGACGGGGACGACGGCAAGGTCGTGTGGTTCACGCTGCCCACGACGGCTTCCGCCCTGAAGGCACCGCTGCGCCCGGCCCGCCGTCCGGTCGCGGAGCCGGCGCGCCGGTTCGCGGAGGTCGAGCCCGTCGGCCGCGCGCCCGAACACACTCCCGCCCGGTCGGCCGTTGTCGGCTGA
- the cds1 gene encoding L-cysteine desulfhydrase Cds1, with product MTTPQQTLTGATLDVDRTDAAYRLWLKDAVRKVQADANRSADTHLLRFPLPEHWGIDLYLKDESTHPTGSLKHRLARSLFLYGLCNGWIRPGRPVIEASSGSTAVSEAYFAKLIGVPFIAVMPRTTSAEKCRLIEFHGGRCHFVDDSRRMYEESARLAAETGGHYMDQFTYAERATDWRGNNNIAESIFRQLELERYPEPTWIVATAGTGGTSATIARYVHYMQYDTRVCVADPENSCFFEGWTTGDPDVTCDCGSRIEGIGRPRMEPSFVPGAVDRMMKVPDAASVAAVRALERAIGRKAGGSTGTGLWSALKIVAEMVAGGRTGSVVTLLCDPGDRYLDKYYSDAWLAEQGLDISPYTAAIDTLLATGVWPD from the coding sequence GTGACCACCCCGCAGCAGACCCTGACCGGCGCCACACTCGACGTCGACCGCACCGACGCCGCCTACCGCCTCTGGCTCAAGGACGCCGTGCGCAAGGTCCAGGCCGACGCCAACCGCTCCGCCGACACGCACCTCCTGCGCTTCCCACTGCCGGAACACTGGGGCATCGACCTCTACCTCAAGGACGAGTCGACGCACCCCACCGGCAGCCTCAAGCACCGCCTCGCCCGCTCCCTCTTCCTCTACGGCCTGTGCAACGGCTGGATCCGTCCGGGCCGCCCGGTGATCGAGGCGTCCAGCGGCTCCACGGCGGTCTCCGAGGCGTACTTCGCGAAGCTGATCGGCGTGCCCTTCATCGCGGTGATGCCGCGCACGACCAGCGCCGAGAAATGCCGCCTGATCGAGTTTCACGGCGGCCGGTGCCACTTCGTGGACGACTCGCGCAGGATGTACGAGGAGTCCGCCCGCCTCGCGGCCGAGACCGGCGGCCACTACATGGACCAGTTCACCTACGCGGAACGGGCCACGGACTGGCGCGGCAACAACAACATCGCCGAATCCATCTTCCGCCAGCTGGAGTTGGAGCGGTATCCGGAGCCCACGTGGATCGTCGCCACGGCCGGCACCGGCGGCACGTCCGCCACCATCGCCCGCTACGTCCACTACATGCAGTACGACACCCGCGTCTGCGTGGCCGACCCGGAGAACTCCTGCTTCTTCGAGGGCTGGACCACCGGCGATCCGGACGTCACCTGCGACTGCGGCTCCCGTATCGAGGGCATCGGCCGACCCCGTATGGAACCGAGCTTCGTGCCCGGCGCCGTCGACCGCATGATGAAGGTGCCGGACGCGGCGAGCGTCGCCGCGGTGCGCGCCCTGGAGCGGGCCATCGGCCGCAAGGCGGGCGGCTCGACGGGCACCGGCCTGTGGAGCGCCCTGAAGATCGTCGCCGAGATGGTGGCCGGGGGACGTACCGGCAGCGTGGTCACCCTGCTGTGCGACCCCGGCGACCGCTACCTCGACAAGTACTACTCGGACGCCTGGCTGGCCGAGCAGGGCCTGGACATCTCCCCGTACACCGCGGCGATCGACACGCTGCTGGCCACGGGCGTCTGGCCGGACTGA
- a CDS encoding ROK family protein, whose product MSGKADPRTAGEGTTSRTRLDRGRGALGPALELVHTGRAPTRAVLTAELGVTRATAGAVAAELEALGLIRVDARPGAAAGSQGRPSHRLELAGDGPVALAAQVHADGFRAALVGLGGRIVATAPGCETVDADPAKVLGSVVAAGAELLRETGRRCVGAGLAVPSAVAEPAGLALNPLHLAWPAGAPVREIFADCVRAAGIDGPAFAANDVNLAALAEHRHGAGRGARDLLCVATGHRGVGGALVLDGRLHTGSSGLALEVGHLTVNPEGRPCHCGSRGCLDVEADPLAFLTTAGRDPGPEVSLLKQADDLIRHEYADPAVRRAAEALIDRLGLGLAGLVNILNPDRIILGGLHRTLLDADPERLRAVVADRSLWGQSGGVPILACSLDHNSLVGAAELAWQPVLDDPLRALAGA is encoded by the coding sequence ATGAGCGGCAAGGCGGACCCCCGGACGGCGGGGGAAGGGACCACCTCGAGAACGCGGTTGGACCGGGGGCGTGGAGCACTCGGGCCCGCGTTGGAGCTCGTGCACACCGGGCGGGCCCCGACCCGCGCCGTCCTCACCGCCGAACTCGGCGTCACCCGGGCCACGGCCGGCGCGGTCGCCGCGGAGCTGGAGGCGCTGGGTCTGATCCGTGTCGACGCCCGGCCCGGCGCCGCCGCCGGGTCCCAGGGCCGCCCCTCGCACCGACTGGAACTCGCCGGGGACGGCCCCGTGGCCCTCGCCGCCCAGGTGCACGCCGACGGCTTCCGGGCCGCGCTGGTCGGCCTCGGCGGACGGATCGTCGCCACCGCGCCCGGCTGCGAGACCGTCGACGCCGATCCGGCGAAGGTGCTCGGTTCGGTGGTGGCGGCGGGCGCCGAACTGCTGCGCGAAACGGGGCGGCGGTGCGTCGGCGCGGGGCTCGCCGTGCCGTCGGCGGTCGCCGAACCGGCGGGGCTGGCGCTGAACCCGCTGCACCTGGCCTGGCCGGCGGGGGCGCCCGTGCGGGAGATCTTCGCCGACTGCGTCCGCGCGGCCGGGATCGACGGGCCCGCGTTCGCCGCCAACGACGTCAACCTCGCCGCGCTCGCCGAGCACCGGCACGGGGCCGGGAGGGGCGCCCGCGACCTGCTGTGCGTGGCCACCGGGCACCGGGGTGTGGGCGGTGCGCTGGTGCTCGACGGACGGCTGCACACGGGCAGTTCGGGCCTGGCGCTGGAGGTCGGGCACCTCACCGTCAACCCCGAGGGCCGCCCCTGTCACTGCGGCAGCCGCGGCTGCCTCGACGTCGAGGCCGACCCGCTGGCGTTCCTCACCACGGCCGGCCGCGACCCCGGCCCCGAGGTGTCGCTGCTGAAGCAGGCCGACGACCTGATCCGGCACGAGTACGCCGACCCCGCCGTCCGCCGGGCCGCCGAGGCGCTCATCGACCGGCTCGGTCTGGGGCTCGCCGGTCTGGTGAACATCCTCAACCCCGACCGGATCATCCTGGGCGGCCTGCACCGCACCCTCCTCGACGCCGATCCCGAGCGGCTGCGGGCGGTGGTTGCCGACCGCAGCCTGTGGGGGCAGAGCGGGGGAGTGCCGATCCTCGCCTGCTCCCTGGACCACAACAGCCTCGTCGGCGCGGCGGAGTTGGCGTGGCAGCCGGTGCTGGACGATCCGCTGCGGGCGTTGGCGGGCGCGTGA